A DNA window from Bacillota bacterium contains the following coding sequences:
- the scfA gene encoding six-cysteine ranthipeptide SCIFF: MKKKRHIQTVIAGSLRKPHFGPGCGECQTSCQSACKTSCTVGNQACETRQK, translated from the coding sequence ATGAAAAAGAAAAGACATATCCAGACCGTGATTGCAGGCAGCCTCCGCAAACCCCATTTCGGGCCGGGGTGTGGCGAGTGCCAGACTTCCTGCCAATCGGCCTGTAAAACTTCCTGTACGGTAGGGAACCAGGCTTGTGAAACCCGGCAAAAGTAA